Proteins encoded by one window of Deinococcus sp. KSM4-11:
- a CDS encoding GNAT family N-acetyltransferase, giving the protein MPFQFRRASPQDLTVLVSLDHLAVTPERRSWIQEALDRQVVMLCAVGAEACAYGVLENTFFGHAFVSLVYVTPSWRRQGAGMALLAQLCGVASTPKVFSSTNLSNAPMHALFRRTGWEVSGLLQHLDEGDPEVVYVRLGR; this is encoded by the coding sequence ATGCCCTTTCAGTTCCGCCGCGCCAGCCCGCAGGATCTGACGGTGCTCGTCTCGCTGGATCATCTGGCCGTGACTCCGGAGCGCCGCAGCTGGATTCAGGAGGCGCTCGACCGGCAGGTCGTCATGCTCTGTGCGGTGGGGGCCGAAGCGTGCGCATACGGCGTGCTGGAGAACACGTTCTTCGGCCATGCCTTCGTGTCGCTGGTCTACGTCACTCCGTCCTGGCGACGGCAGGGCGCGGGGATGGCGCTGCTCGCGCAGCTGTGCGGCGTGGCCTCGACCCCGAAGGTGTTCTCCTCGACCAACCTGTCGAACGCGCCCATGCACGCCCTGTTCCGCCGGACGGGCTGGGAGGTCAGCGGCCTGCTCCAGCACCTCGACGAGGGGGATCCGGAAGTGGTCTACGTCCGTCTGGGCCGCTGA
- a CDS encoding SRPBCC family protein gives MSESIQLKQNIVVRSRPDVLYRLALEPRRRVKWDKNFVSAEYEGEGGRLANNALVRFKFPRRLLGLAFTAKYGQLQAPQRGGWESVRHVGPLEKLTQAWSFKPMPGGTEVTLSMNARVRYKWIKAPIERVLNNMLVSTLIELQRTVDAQGAQLMEDMGKEMAEKQKADEKAAKEAARAAKKKR, from the coding sequence ATGTCCGAGTCGATTCAGTTGAAGCAGAACATCGTGGTGCGCTCCCGCCCGGACGTGCTGTACCGCCTAGCGCTGGAACCCCGGCGCCGCGTGAAGTGGGACAAGAACTTCGTGTCTGCCGAGTACGAGGGTGAGGGCGGTCGCCTGGCGAACAATGCGCTGGTGCGCTTCAAGTTTCCCCGGCGGCTGCTGGGGCTGGCCTTCACCGCGAAGTACGGGCAGCTTCAGGCCCCGCAGCGCGGCGGCTGGGAAAGCGTACGCCATGTGGGGCCGCTGGAGAAACTGACGCAGGCATGGTCGTTCAAGCCCATGCCGGGCGGCACAGAAGTCACGCTGAGCATGAACGCCCGCGTGCGGTACAAGTGGATCAAGGCCCCAATCGAGCGCGTGCTGAACAACATGCTGGTCAGTACCCTGATCGAACTGCAGCGCACGGTGGACGCCCAGGGCGCGCAGCTCATGGAGGACATGGGCAAGGAAATGGCCGAAAAGCAGAAGGCGGACGAGAAGGCCGCCAAGGAAGCGGCGAGGGCCGCCAAGAAGAAACGCTGA
- a CDS encoding DUF4870 domain-containing protein codes for MEPATHLRPLTALPDADRTPGIVLHLSPLADLLLPTVGGVLGPLVAWLVYRDRSAALNAQGREVLNFRLSMWLYGLIIGVLAFLLFSVGLIGGAVGSAAGSEELGAFAFLGTFASFFLFLLPVMVVLGIIPFIFMIIGVVRASSGQPYSYPLTIRFVR; via the coding sequence ATGGAGCCCGCCACCCACCTGCGCCCCCTGACCGCGCTCCCCGACGCCGACCGCACGCCGGGCATCGTCCTGCACCTCTCGCCGCTGGCCGACCTCCTGCTCCCCACGGTGGGCGGCGTGCTGGGGCCGCTGGTCGCGTGGCTGGTCTACCGCGACCGCAGCGCCGCCCTGAACGCCCAGGGCAGGGAGGTGCTGAACTTCCGTCTGAGCATGTGGCTGTACGGCCTGATCATCGGCGTGCTCGCGTTCCTCCTGTTCAGCGTGGGGCTGATCGGCGGCGCGGTCGGCTCGGCCGCCGGCAGCGAGGAACTCGGAGCCTTCGCGTTCCTGGGCACCTTCGCTTCGTTCTTCCTATTCCTGCTGCCGGTCATGGTGGTGCTCGGCATCATCCCGTTCATCTTCATGATCATCGGCGTGGTGCGCGCCAGCAGTGGCCAGCCGTACTCCTACCCGCTCACCATCCGCTTCGTGCGGTGA
- a CDS encoding PIG-L deacetylase family protein, whose product MRIMAVFAHPDDEIGCIGTLAKHAARGDEVMLVWTTLGELASQFGDASHEEVTRVRREHGAWVAEKIGAQYHFFDMGDSRMTGGRAEALQLARLYATFRPNAVITWSDDHPHPDHRMTAKIAFDAITLARIPKIVNEAGGAPMPPAPDLGSAEGVESGEDVQRLEALRDPVRFYQYFAPASPYPEVIVDISDTVEAGAEVMGFYHDFYKWAWTKDQYREGRAAIGRMAGPGVKYAEHFTLRVSHLPARPYLD is encoded by the coding sequence ATGCGAATCATGGCGGTGTTTGCCCATCCGGACGACGAGATCGGTTGTATTGGCACGCTGGCGAAACACGCGGCGCGCGGGGACGAGGTCATGCTGGTGTGGACGACGCTGGGCGAGCTGGCCAGCCAGTTCGGGGACGCCTCGCACGAGGAGGTCACCCGTGTGCGCCGTGAGCATGGGGCTTGGGTGGCCGAGAAGATCGGCGCGCAGTATCACTTCTTCGACATGGGCGATTCCCGCATGACCGGCGGCCGGGCCGAGGCTCTGCAACTCGCGCGGCTGTACGCCACGTTCCGCCCGAACGCGGTGATCACCTGGAGTGACGACCACCCGCACCCGGATCACCGCATGACGGCCAAGATCGCCTTCGATGCGATCACGCTGGCCCGCATTCCGAAGATCGTGAACGAGGCGGGGGGAGCGCCCATGCCGCCTGCGCCGGATCTGGGCAGCGCGGAGGGCGTGGAAAGCGGCGAGGACGTGCAGCGTCTGGAGGCCCTGCGCGACCCGGTGCGCTTCTACCAGTATTTCGCGCCCGCCAGCCCCTACCCGGAGGTGATCGTGGACATCTCGGACACCGTCGAGGCCGGGGCGGAGGTCATGGGCTTCTACCACGACTTCTACAAGTGGGCCTGGACGAAAGACCAGTACCGCGAGGGCCGCGCCGCGATCGGGCGGATGGCGGGGCCGGGCGTGAAGTACGCCGAGCACTTCACGCTGCGGGTGTCGCACCTGCCCGCGCGACCCTACCTGGACTGA
- the topA gene encoding type I DNA topoisomerase — translation MSNTLVIVESPAKARTIEKYLGKGYTVESSIGHIRDLPKSAADIPEKYKGQAWSRLGLDVEHDFSPLYVVAPEKKAHVAKLRKMAAEADEIILATDDDREGESIAWHLFQELRPKVPVKRMVFHEITKEAIQAAIAAPRQIDTNLVEAQEARRALDRLYGYEVSPVLWKKVAPKLSAGRVQSVATRMLVERERERMRFVSATWWDLLVTGKTADAQTFPARLTDVVGQKLALGRDFDPLTGKLKDGVTARLLSEAEARALADGLTGQTLAVTSAEEKPFTQRPYPPFITSTLQQEGSRKLGFAATRTMRAAQRLYEQGYITYMRTDSTNLSTEAVTAARTQVAQMYGQNYLSPQPRVYSKKAKNAQEAHEAIRPAGSSFRTPDSLRNELSGDEWRLYDLIWKRTVACQMADARGRSLRVRLGGTTKTGDDVALSASGRTIDFPGFLRAYVEGSDDPSAALEDRETPLPPLKEGERVTADAVKPEGHETQPPARYTEASLVQSLEGAGIGRPSTYASILGTIQDRGYATKKGQALVPSWTAFATSALLEGHFSSLVDYDFTAKMEEDLDDIAGGRAQRVPYLQRFYLGVGGEGMALRPLIDSKMGEIDARGIATIAVPKLEGSGIEVRVGRYGPYMERDGEKANLPEGMAPDELTAENAEELMSRPSGDRVIGTDDATGQPVVARAGRYGPYVTLGADNPPVRSASLFPTDDLTTLTLERALKLLSLPRLVGTSEGEEVWALNGKYGPYLKRGSDSRSLTTHEQLFEVGIHEAEALFMQPRFGKGRAAAAPPLRSFEYPGRASIVLKSGRFGPYLTDGERNATLRKGEDEGTLTADRALEILEERGKEPKAKPGKTPRKAASASTKKTTAKAGAGKATAKTSTRKTPTRPPASKASAARKAPAKAKALAKTPLTWAQLKPHLNVLSSEERQLVTATREQGRKVEDVAPGLGLDIKKAKGMALQASKKLNQAARGE, via the coding sequence ATGTCCAACACCCTTGTAATCGTCGAATCGCCCGCGAAGGCCCGTACCATCGAAAAGTACCTCGGCAAGGGGTACACGGTGGAGTCGTCCATCGGGCACATCCGCGACCTCCCCAAGAGCGCGGCCGATATCCCCGAGAAATACAAGGGACAGGCCTGGTCCCGGCTCGGCCTGGACGTGGAACACGATTTCAGCCCGCTGTACGTGGTCGCCCCGGAAAAGAAAGCGCACGTGGCGAAGCTGCGGAAGATGGCGGCCGAGGCCGACGAGATCATCCTCGCGACGGACGATGACCGCGAGGGCGAGAGCATCGCGTGGCACCTGTTCCAGGAACTCCGGCCAAAGGTGCCGGTCAAGCGCATGGTCTTCCACGAGATCACCAAGGAGGCCATCCAGGCCGCCATTGCCGCGCCGCGCCAGATCGATACGAACCTCGTCGAGGCGCAGGAGGCCCGGCGCGCGCTGGATCGGCTGTACGGCTACGAGGTCAGCCCGGTACTGTGGAAGAAGGTCGCGCCGAAGCTGAGCGCAGGCCGCGTGCAGAGCGTGGCGACCCGCATGCTGGTGGAACGTGAACGCGAGCGCATGCGCTTTGTGAGCGCCACGTGGTGGGATCTGCTGGTCACCGGTAAGACCGCCGATGCCCAGACCTTCCCCGCCCGCCTGACGGACGTGGTCGGACAGAAGCTCGCGCTGGGCCGCGACTTCGACCCGCTGACCGGGAAGTTGAAGGACGGCGTCACCGCCCGCCTGCTCTCGGAAGCCGAGGCCCGCGCGCTGGCCGACGGCCTGACTGGGCAGACGTTGGCGGTCACGAGTGCCGAGGAGAAACCCTTCACGCAGCGTCCGTACCCACCGTTCATTACCTCCACCTTGCAGCAGGAGGGCAGCCGCAAGCTGGGCTTCGCCGCCACGCGCACCATGCGCGCCGCGCAGCGCCTGTACGAACAGGGCTACATCACGTACATGCGCACCGACAGCACCAACCTGAGCACCGAGGCCGTGACCGCCGCCCGCACGCAGGTCGCGCAGATGTACGGCCAGAATTACCTGTCGCCGCAGCCGCGCGTGTACTCCAAGAAGGCCAAGAACGCCCAGGAGGCCCACGAGGCGATCCGCCCCGCCGGGAGCAGCTTCCGCACGCCGGATTCGCTCCGGAATGAACTGTCGGGCGACGAGTGGCGGCTGTACGACCTGATCTGGAAACGCACCGTGGCCTGCCAGATGGCCGACGCGCGCGGCCGCAGCCTGCGCGTGCGCCTGGGCGGAACAACGAAGACCGGAGACGACGTGGCCCTGAGCGCCTCGGGCCGCACCATCGATTTCCCCGGCTTCCTGCGCGCCTACGTGGAGGGCAGCGACGATCCCAGCGCCGCCCTTGAAGACCGCGAGACTCCCCTGCCCCCCTTGAAGGAAGGCGAGCGCGTCACCGCCGACGCCGTGAAACCCGAGGGCCACGAGACGCAGCCACCCGCCCGCTACACCGAGGCGTCGCTGGTGCAGTCGCTGGAGGGCGCGGGCATCGGCCGCCCCAGCACCTATGCGAGCATCCTGGGCACCATCCAGGACCGTGGGTACGCGACCAAGAAAGGACAGGCACTGGTGCCCTCCTGGACGGCGTTCGCGACCTCCGCGCTGCTGGAGGGGCATTTCAGTTCGCTGGTGGACTACGACTTCACCGCGAAGATGGAAGAAGACCTCGACGACATCGCCGGGGGCCGTGCCCAGCGGGTGCCGTACCTCCAGCGTTTCTACCTGGGCGTGGGCGGCGAGGGCATGGCCCTGCGCCCCCTGATCGACTCGAAGATGGGCGAGATCGACGCGCGCGGGATCGCCACGATCGCCGTGCCGAAACTGGAGGGCAGCGGCATCGAGGTACGCGTCGGCCGCTACGGGCCGTACATGGAGCGGGACGGGGAGAAGGCCAACCTCCCTGAGGGCATGGCCCCGGACGAACTGACCGCCGAGAACGCCGAGGAACTGATGAGCCGCCCCAGCGGCGACCGGGTGATCGGCACCGACGACGCCACCGGGCAGCCGGTCGTCGCCCGGGCGGGACGCTACGGCCCGTACGTGACGCTCGGCGCAGACAACCCGCCCGTCCGCAGCGCGAGCCTGTTCCCCACCGACGACCTGACCACCCTGACCCTGGAACGCGCCCTGAAACTGCTGAGCCTGCCCCGGCTGGTCGGCACCAGCGAGGGCGAGGAGGTTTGGGCGCTGAACGGCAAGTACGGCCCCTACCTCAAGCGCGGCAGCGACAGCCGCAGCCTGACCACCCACGAGCAGCTGTTCGAGGTCGGCATCCACGAGGCCGAGGCACTGTTCATGCAGCCCCGGTTCGGCAAGGGCCGCGCGGCTGCTGCGCCGCCCCTGCGCAGCTTCGAGTATCCGGGCCGCGCCAGCATCGTCCTGAAGTCCGGCCGCTTCGGTCCGTACCTCACCGACGGCGAGCGCAACGCCACCCTTCGCAAGGGCGAGGACGAGGGCACGTTGACCGCCGACCGCGCCCTGGAGATCCTGGAAGAGCGTGGCAAGGAACCCAAGGCCAAGCCCGGCAAGACCCCGCGCAAGGCCGCCAGCGCTAGCACGAAGAAGACGACCGCGAAGGCCGGAGCGGGGAAGGCCACCGCGAAGACCAGCACCCGCAAGACCCCGACCCGCCCTCCGGCCTCCAAGGCCAGCGCCGCTCGTAAGGCTCCTGCGAAAGCGAAGGCCCTTGCCAAGACCCCCCTCACCTGGGCGCAGCTTAAACCGCACCTGAACGTGCTGAGCAGCGAGGAACGCCAGCTGGTGACCGCCACCCGTGAACAGGGTCGCAAGGTCGAGGACGTCGCCCCCGGCCTGGGCCTCGACATCAAGAAGGCCAAGGGCATGGCACTCCAGGCCAGCAAGAAACTGAACCAGGCGGCGCGCGGAGAATAA
- a CDS encoding thioesterase family protein, whose product MTRPTPHHRTAYPYHHPTPTRWADNDVYGHVNNVTYYAYFDTAVNAYLVAHGALDLHAGEVIGLVVETGCAYFAPAEFPELLSVGVRVARLGSSSVRYELAVFRAGEETACAQGHFVHVYVDRGTRRPTVLPEVLRRALEALQS is encoded by the coding sequence ATGACCCGGCCTACCCCGCACCACCGCACGGCCTACCCATACCACCACCCCACGCCGACCCGCTGGGCAGACAACGACGTGTACGGCCACGTGAACAACGTGACGTACTACGCGTACTTCGACACGGCCGTGAACGCGTACCTGGTGGCACACGGCGCGCTGGATCTCCACGCGGGCGAGGTGATCGGGCTGGTCGTCGAGACGGGCTGCGCGTACTTCGCGCCGGCCGAGTTCCCGGAGCTGCTCAGTGTGGGCGTGCGCGTGGCACGGCTGGGCAGCAGTTCCGTGCGCTACGAGCTGGCCGTGTTCCGCGCTGGCGAGGAGACCGCGTGCGCGCAGGGGCATTTCGTGCATGTGTACGTGGATCGGGGGACGCGGCGGCCCACGGTACTGCCGGAGGTGCTGCGCCGGGCGCTGGAGGCGCTGCAGTCCTGA